The stretch of DNA GCACGTCGGCGAGTTCGTCGGCGCTCGGCTCCTCGCGGAGCTCACTCACCTCCTCGTCGAGCTTCCCGAACAGTCGTTCCTCGTACGCGTCACCGTCGACGACGCGGGTGACGGGGGTCTCGCCGTCGCCCTCGATCACTGCGGGGATGTCGTCGCGGACCAGCTTATGTACTCGCGGGACACGCTCGCCGTCTCGGCTGTCACAGATATTGCTGTTTCGACCGAACGGCGCGCCGTCGTTACGAAATTCGTAATCTCTCTACGGACCTCGTAGCTATTCGCCGAACTTATTACGATTCACGTATTCGGAGTGAGTAATGACGGACACCGGCAGTGACGACGGATCAGTGGTCCCGGAGCCAGTCACAGACGGCGGCGGACCGTCGCCGCCGACAGACGCGACCGACGGCGGCGACCCTGGCGCCGGCGAGGGTCGGACGATTCTCCTGATCGGCTCCGGCCCGATCCAGATTGGACAGGCCGCGGAGTTCGACTACTCCGGCGCGCAGGCCTGCCGGGCGCTGCAGGAGGAGGGCGCCGAAGTGGTGCTCGTCAACTCCAACCCGGCGACGATCATGACCGACCCCGAGACCGCCGACCGAGTGTACGTCGAACCCATTACCCCCGAGGCAATCGCGGAGGTGATCCGGAAGGAACAGCCCGACGGCGTCATCGCCGGCATCGGCGGGCAGACCGGGCTGAACGTCACCGCCGAACTCGCCGAACTGGGCGTCCTCGAAGAGCACGACGTGGAGATCATGGGCACGCCGCTCGATACGATCTACGCGACCGAGGATCGCGACCTGTTCCGCCAGCGCATGGAGGAGCTCGGGCAGCCGGTGCCCGCGTCGACGACCATCAGCCTCGACGACGACGAGTCCGCGACGGAGATGAGCGAAGCGGCGCTCAAAGAGCGCGTCGAGGCCGGCGTCGAGGCGGTCGGCGGCCTCCCCGTGATCGCCCGCACCACGTACACGCTGGGCGGCTCCGGCTCCGGCGTCGTCCACGAGATGGACGAACTGCTCGAACGCACGCGCAAAGGGCTCAGGCTCTCGCGCAACGACGAGGTGCTGCTGACCGAGTCCATCTCGGGCTGGGTCGAACTGGAGTACGAGGTGATGCGCGACGCCGGCGACTCCTGCATCATCATCTGCAACATGGAGAACCTCGACCCGATGGGGATCCACACCGGCGAGTCCACGGTCGTGACGCCCTCGCAGGTGATCCCCGACGACGGCCACCAGGAGATGCGCGACGCGGCGCTCGAGGTGATCCGCGACCTCGGGATTCAGGGCGGCTGTAACATCCAGTTCGCGTGGCGCGACGACGGCACTCCCGGCGGCGAGTACCGAGTCGTCGAAGTGAATCCCCGCGTCTCCCGCTCCTCGGCGCTGGCGTCGAAGGCGACGGGCTACCCGATCGCCCGCGTGACCGCGAAGGTCGCGCTCGGCAAGCGCCTCCACGAGATCGACAACGAGATCACCGGCGAGACGACCGCGGCGTTCGAGCCCGCGATCGACTACGTGGTGACGAAGGTGCCCCGCTGGCCGATCGATAAGTTCCCCGAGACCGACTTCACGCTCTCGACGGCGATGAAGTCGACCGGCGAGGCGATGTCGATCGGGCGGACGTTCGAGGAGTCGCTGCTGAAGGCGCTCAGAAGCTCCGAGTACGACCCCGCGGTGGAGTTCGACGCGCTGGACGACGAGGAGCTTCGCGAGGGCTACCTCGAACGCCCGAGCCCGGACCGTCCGTACGCGATGTTCGAGGCGTTCGAGCGCGGCTTCACCGTCGAGGAGGTCGTCGAGGCCACGGGCATCTACGAGTGGTACGTCGAGCGCTTCGCCCGCATCGTCGACGCGAGTCAGGCGGTCGTCGACGGCGAGTT from Halolamina sediminis encodes:
- a CDS encoding nucleoside triphosphate pyrophosphohydrolase, encoding MIEGDGETPVTRVVDGDAYEERLFGKLDEEVSELREEPSADELADVREVLAAIQQRLGIDDDELERVREEKAAKRGRFEDGVVLERVED